The following nucleotide sequence is from Labeo rohita strain BAU-BD-2019 chromosome 3, IGBB_LRoh.1.0, whole genome shotgun sequence.
GTTTCCTTCTGTCCCTCACCAGTCGTACCCCACCCCTCTTCTGCCGCCAAGGTTATTTAAGAAAGCAAGGCATTGTGGGAAACAGCCACCTATGGCAACATGCTCGTGAGGCAGGACTCATGGCAGATCATCAGGGAGATGTTACGCCCGGCGATGATGCATCAGTATCTGAATACCTAAAACATGCTGGCGCTGCAGTCGTTTCAACTGTGAACTTTGACCTTTGAGGGGCATTAACACTAACGGTACCAAAGATCGAATCTGTTCTGCTAAAATCCTGTTTGTCTACCTCCCATTTCTCATGGAATCTCAATCTGCTTAAATTTCCGTAAAAAACATCCCACATTCAGCATCTTGAGACTACAATCAAACGtatgtttaagttaaaaaatgaGTATTACTTTGCTGTAGTTTTTATAAGCCAAAGTATAGctttatatactattttatgGTGTTGGGTTTGGTGTTGcaatatttaacttattttttatactGTTGTAAAAAGTATATCAGAAAAGTTTTTTCTTGGGTTGACATGcatgtacttttatttataactataataaaGACATCCCAtctcaataattattattattttacctatttattctgcaaaatgttaattattttaccaaaataggagggaccatacaaaatgaatgttattttttaatttagtactgacctgaataagatatttatgatgtttacatatagtccacataagaaaattagttgaatttataaaaatgatccttttcaaaaaagttgattcttaatactgtgttgttacttgaatgatccacagttctgtttttttagtgatagttgttcatgagtcctttgtttgtcctgaacagttaaaccgcctgctgttcttcagaaaaaaaaatccttcagatcccagaaattctttggtttttaagaattgtttgtgtatttgaatcctttccgacaataactgtatgaatttgagatccatcttttcacactgaggacaactgagggactccaAAGTAGgaaatattacatacatatatttaaatcagatttagcatgtgaattaatttatttgaatatatttttacttttacattttgatgTCCTTGTGTAAGTTTACTAAAGGCCCACAATAGTGTGAGGATTACACGTggaaatataacataaatgaagaaataaacacattcaagacccttagttttcatcaaataaacaaatgtaagtCAGAAATCATTTTCTAGAAATTACGTAAATATATTCACTACGTTATTAGCATACGTTCTCTGATTGGACGAGCGCTTTTACATCCTCGACGTCGATTGGCTGCCTAGGTCACGATGAAATCAGCCTAAGCAATGTGGACGTGTTTTACTAAAAACAAGCGCAAAACATTGAAACAGCGCCATTTTGGCTCATTCGGGCTCAGAGTTCAGTGCTTGTTAGAACACGGAACggtttgttttcaacataacaaaTTGCAATAAACGCAGAAGCAAcgtttctttatttaaaacccTGGCACGACATGCAGTCTTGAAGAATACCGCTTGTGCAAAGATGATTTGTTAGGTTTTTGCAACAGATACAGTATTTAGACTCTGGTGGTACTGACATTTGCATGCTGACATTAGTGCAGTAACGCCTTTTTAATATGGACGGGTCGAGCTCACTTGTTGCAGCCGCTTCGGATGGCGACCGGTCCAGTTCGGAGGGAGAGTACACGGTGACGAACGGACCTGCTGTGAGAGACGGCGAGAAACGGGAGGAAGAGACGCCGATGGAGGCTGCAGGTGCGGTCGGGTTCAGTATCTCCCGTCTGGACACGCTGAGCGCGCTGAGACTCACCCGAACACGACCGCCGCCGGAGACGGAGCTCCGGTACCTACACTTGTTATGGAAGCCCGGTGAGCTGCTGAATGCGGGACGGAGCTCGCCGGGAAAGATCACTTCGACCAGGGTGAGGCGCCTGGGAAGAGCCCGGAGGAACATGAGGCCCATTGGAAAAGACCTGTATGGTGTGTGCATGAACAGACCTGTCATACATTAATGTACaataacacatttattgtttttattatgtatatatagataaatgcataaaatcagCTTTTTTAGACACTTAAGAAATgcataacttttaaaatatgttcatgactaaatattatatgagctgtatgttttgataacacacacaaacaatattattgtttgcatacatgtaatataatattcaattccatattattttctcctccaagcTGTGAAGAGGCTCAGAGAAGCTGCCAACTCTAATGATATTGACACGGGTGAGAATCATCAGCATGACATAGTAGTCACACTTGATGTTAAGGTTTAAAATTTTAGTCAGTTccactttttttcctttctagTTCGTAGATTGCTGGATGAGGATACTGATCCTTGTGCTGCTGATGACAAGGGCAGGACAGCCTTACACTTCTCTTCCTGCAATGGCAACGAGTGTATCGGTAAGCTCAGACACAGTGATTAACATTAACTTTTAATAGTAGCATTCAGTGCatcaaaagtttattttattgtcttattTACACTAGTGCCAAAACATATTTAGTCACCTAAGacaccaaaaatatataaaagtaattgcgttgcataaaatatcaaaccaaacCTGAGTAAACATGAGTTTGTTGTTTCAtcagaacagttttggagaatggatcctctgcagtgaatgggtgtcgtcagaatgaaagtccgaacagctgataaaaacatcacaataatccactaGTAAGCCACACaaatccagtccatcagttaaagggatagttgacccaaagatgaaaattctgtcattaattactcatcctcatgttgtttcaaacctgtaagaccttcgttcatcttcagaacacaaattaagatatttttgattaaatccaagagctttctgaccctgcaaagacagaaacacaactgacacattcaaggtccagaaagctTTGAAACAAATCTATTACtatgatgtttttaacttcaaaccactgCTTAGAACTGAAAACCACTCCATAATTTTGCTTTATCCAGTGGAAGTCATCTCGTCttaatcaggagagaaatatgcacaaatcaagcaccatttacaagacaaaaacagttgtgaataaatattttgatgtgACTTTTTCattggaggaagcgttattatagaTTGTCAACCAGAAGGACTAAAgatgtgtggattattgtgatgtttttatcagctgtttagactctcttTCTGtcgacacccattcactgcagatgatccattggtgagtaagtgatgtaatgccACATGATGTAATGTTTGTTCCAATGAACAAACTcaattacagttgaagtcaaaagttcacatacacctccttgcagaatctgcaacatgttcattattttagggatcatacaaaatgcatgttgttttatacttagtactgatctgaataagctatttcacataaaagacatttacttgtagtccacaagagaaaataatagttttgtttttttgtttttttcaactcatatgcagctattacagaaggttcaaatgctcactgatgctccagaaaggaGGATGggataaaaacttttgaatttgaagatcaaatttaacttattttgtcttctgggaaacatttaagtatcttctgtagcttctgaagaacagtactaaatgaaattaaatatatttagg
It contains:
- the ankrd54 gene encoding ankyrin repeat domain-containing protein 54, with translation MDGSSSLVAAASDGDRSSSEGEYTVTNGPAVRDGEKREEETPMEAAGAVGFSISRLDTLSALRLTRTRPPPETELRYLHLLWKPGELLNAGRSSPGKITSTRVRRLGRARRNMRPIGKDLYAVKRLREAANSNDIDTVRRLLDEDTDPCAADDKGRTALHFSSCNGNECIVQLLLSHGADPNQRDSLGNTPLHLAACTNHVPVITTLLRGGARVDALDRAGRTPLHLARSKLNILQEGDSRSLETLRGEVTQIIQMLRAYLNIMGQSEEREKLEHISNQLQNTRTREQVDEVTDLLASFTSLSIQMQNMGDR